A window of the Gossypium hirsutum isolate 1008001.06 chromosome A03, Gossypium_hirsutum_v2.1, whole genome shotgun sequence genome harbors these coding sequences:
- the LOC107888206 gene encoding E3 ubiquitin-protein ligase RGLG2 encodes MGSKISKGCSRRRSRTSRSGGTDSWSPYGYPTPPQSAYPQQNNYYTPHHPSYAPSPSYNYVPQTPGCVHRTMERKYSRIDDNYQTLDQVTAALAQAGLESSNLIVGIDFTKSNEWTGATSFNHRSLHHIGHGQNPYEQAISIIGQSLSAFDEDNLIPCYGFGDASTHDQDVFSFYPEEIFCEGFEEVLARYREIVPQLRLAGPTSLAPIIEMAMTIVEQSGGQYHILLIIADGQVTRSVDTQPGLLSPQEQNTIDAIVKASELPLSIVLVGVGDGPWDMMREFDDNIPARAFDNFQFVNFTEITSNIMNPSRKQAEFALSALMEIPFQYKATIELGLLGRRKGDITERVPLPPPIYGTPNPYSRASSFQQNVSPYSGYHTSATAPSLSSLDNHQVCPICLVNPKDMAIGCGHQTCCDCGEHLQLCPICRTTIQMRIRLY; translated from the exons ATGGGAAGCAAAATCTCAAAGGGTTGTAGCAGAAGGAGGTCTCGAACTAGCAGGTCAGGTGGTACAGATTCATGGAGTCCTTACGGATACCCCACGCCACCACAATCTGCATATCCTCAACAAAATAATTACTACACGCCGCACCATCCTAGTTATGCACCATCGCCGTCATATAATTATGTACCGCAAACGCCTGGGTGTGTACATAGGACTATGGAGAGGAAATACTCAAGGATAGATGATAACTACCAGACATTGGACCAG GTTACTGCTGCTCTTGCACAAGCTGGCCTTGAGTCCTCTAATCTTATTGTTGGTATTGATTTCACAAAGAGCAACGAATGGACAG GAGCGACGTCATTCAACCACCGAAGCTTGCATCACATCGGACATGGTCAAAATCCCTACGAACAAGCTATATCGATTATTGGACAGAGCTTATCCGCTTTTGACGAGGATAACTTAATTCCCTGTTATGGATTTGGAGATG CATCAACACATGATCAAGACGTCTTCAGTTTCTATCCAGAAGAGATATTTTGTGAAGGATTTGAGGAGGTGCTCGCACGATACAGAGAAATTGTTCCTCAACTTCGACTTGCAG GACCGACATCTTTGGCACCCATCATTGAAATGGCGATGACTATTGTTGAGCAAAGTGGTGGTCAGTACCATATTTTGCTGATAATTGCTGATGGGCAG GTGACTAGAAGTGTTGACACACAGCCTGGTCTACTTAGCCCCCAGGAGCAAAACACAATTGATGCAATTGTAAAAGCAAG TGAACTCCCTTTGTCAATTGTCCTAGTTGGGGTAGGTGATGGACCATGGGACATGATGAGGGAGTTCGATGATAACATCCCTGCTCGTGCCTTTGACAATTTTCAG TTTGTGAACTTCACCGAGATAACGTCGAACATCATGAATCCATCAAGAAAGCAGGCAGAATTTGCACTGTCAGCCTTGATGGAAATACCTTTTCAATATAAAGCAACGATTGAGCTTGGCTTATTGGG AAGAAGGAAGGGAGATATTACAGAGAGAGTTCCCCTCCCACCTCCCATTTATGGTACCCCAAACCCTTATTCACGCGCAAGCAGTTTCCAGCAGAATGTATCTCCTTATTCTGGATATCATACTTCAGCCACTGCTCCATCTTTAAGCTCCCTCGACAATCACCAG GTTTGCCCCATTTGTCTTGTTAATCCCAAGGATATGGCCATTGGTTGTGGACACCAG ACTTGCTGTGACTGTGGAGAACATCTGCAACTTTGCCCCATATGTCGTACAACTATCCAAATGCGAATCAGACTCTATTGA